Proteins from one bacterium genomic window:
- a CDS encoding molybdenum cofactor guanylyltransferase, whose product MKTIVISGACSNIGKTTLAKAVCDALPGAVFVKIGTGVKKEDSLDILYPFGTPFRDVEADHRGADFLVIESNHILAEIDPDLCIFLDGQRVTPISQRDLPMHEKPSAALARQKADIVRGQKVTGEQAAAFSRRLEVPLDKMHELCFLAGANPEPVSAIIMAGGASSRMGKNKALLSIAGKSMIRHIYDTLQPLFDEIIISVSKKGEPLIPDANNVVTVIDLKPGQGPLMGIYSGLSASSSRVNFVIACDIPTIDLPLMRKLLSCSCRYDIAVPSFKPQEFEPLFAVYTREVTRTAKTLLDRNQRRIGELFPLGKTKVVEIADCRWYANLNTPHDYQCFINEKREGDE is encoded by the coding sequence GTGAAAACCATTGTGATTTCAGGTGCCTGCTCTAACATTGGCAAAACCACACTGGCCAAAGCAGTCTGTGATGCCCTGCCCGGAGCTGTATTTGTCAAAATCGGCACCGGGGTGAAAAAAGAGGATTCTTTGGACATTCTGTATCCTTTCGGCACCCCTTTCCGGGATGTGGAGGCCGATCACAGGGGGGCAGACTTTTTAGTCATTGAAAGCAACCATATCCTGGCCGAGATTGATCCTGACCTTTGCATCTTTTTGGACGGACAGCGGGTAACACCCATATCTCAAAGGGACTTGCCGATGCATGAAAAGCCATCCGCCGCCTTGGCCAGGCAAAAGGCGGATATCGTCCGCGGACAGAAGGTGACCGGAGAGCAGGCAGCGGCTTTTTCCCGCAGGCTGGAGGTTCCCCTGGACAAGATGCACGAGCTGTGCTTTCTGGCTGGAGCGAATCCGGAGCCTGTCAGCGCCATCATCATGGCCGGGGGAGCAAGCTCACGGATGGGCAAAAACAAGGCCCTGCTCAGCATAGCCGGGAAAAGCATGATCCGGCATATCTATGATACTTTGCAGCCGCTTTTTGATGAAATTATCATTTCGGTCTCGAAAAAAGGGGAACCGCTGATTCCTGATGCCAATAACGTGGTTACCGTGATCGACCTCAAGCCCGGACAGGGGCCGCTGATGGGGATATACTCAGGTCTTTCGGCTTCATCAAGCCGGGTGAATTTCGTTATTGCCTGCGACATTCCCACCATCGACCTGCCTCTCATGAGGAAGCTTCTTTCCTGCTCATGCCGGTATGACATTGCCGTTCCGTCATTCAAGCCGCAGGAATTTGAGCCGCTTTTTGCCGTTTACACCAGAGAAGTGACCAGGACAGCCAAAACTCTTCTGGATCGCAATCAAAGGAGGATTGGCGAATTGTTTCCTCTGGGTAAGACGAAAGTGGTGGAAATTGCAGACTGCCGCTGGTATGCAAACCTGAACACACCTCATGATTATCAGTGCTTTATTAACGAAAAAAGAGAGGGGGATGAATAA
- the glp gene encoding gephyrin-like molybdotransferase Glp, with protein MIYFDDALQIVLSCASAPLDSEEVSLTRALGRILAADITSDMDMPPFDKSAMDGYACRVADLDRPLKVIETIPAGYQPRLAISQGECSKIMTGAMIPEGADCVVMVEHTREEEDGFIRVMKKDGPPNISRRAEDIQQGDTVLKRGTRITPAEIADLASVGCDPVPVVRRPVVGVLATGCELVEPTQKPNPVQIRNSNSYQLCAQVERAGCLPHYFGIAEDNPETIDRMIKQALAESDVVLLSGGVSMGDFDFVPEILEHNKVEIKFRKVAVKPGKPVVFGTLDSSRGGKYFFGLPGNPVSTFVLFEVLVRPFLFRLMGSSDQRLRITARLRKSLKRKKVDRMEYIPVSLASDGLVERVDYHGSAHIHAYTGAHGIIALPIGVAEIKEGSEVSVLLISS; from the coding sequence ATGATTTACTTTGATGATGCCTTGCAGATAGTGCTCTCATGTGCATCAGCCCCATTGGATAGTGAAGAGGTCAGCCTGACCAGGGCATTGGGAAGAATCCTGGCCGCAGATATCACTTCTGACATGGATATGCCGCCCTTTGACAAATCGGCTATGGACGGCTATGCCTGCCGTGTTGCTGACCTTGACAGGCCATTGAAAGTAATTGAAACCATACCGGCGGGGTATCAGCCCCGCCTGGCAATCAGCCAGGGAGAATGCTCGAAAATCATGACCGGGGCCATGATTCCCGAAGGGGCCGATTGTGTGGTCATGGTTGAACACACCCGGGAGGAAGAGGATGGATTTATCCGGGTGATGAAAAAAGATGGGCCGCCGAACATCAGCCGCAGAGCAGAAGACATTCAGCAGGGGGATACCGTATTGAAGCGGGGAACCCGGATAACCCCCGCCGAAATCGCGGACCTGGCTTCGGTCGGGTGTGATCCTGTTCCGGTTGTCCGAAGGCCGGTAGTAGGGGTTTTAGCCACAGGTTGTGAGCTGGTTGAGCCCACGCAAAAACCCAACCCTGTCCAGATCAGAAACAGCAACAGTTATCAGCTCTGCGCCCAGGTAGAGCGGGCAGGATGCCTGCCGCACTACTTCGGCATAGCCGAAGATAATCCTGAGACCATTGACCGGATGATCAAACAGGCATTGGCAGAATCCGATGTCGTTCTGCTGTCCGGCGGTGTATCAATGGGAGATTTCGATTTTGTGCCTGAAATTTTAGAGCATAACAAGGTTGAGATTAAATTCAGAAAGGTGGCGGTAAAGCCCGGCAAACCGGTTGTTTTCGGCACCCTTGACAGTAGCCGGGGAGGTAAGTATTTCTTCGGCTTACCGGGGAATCCTGTTTCAACCTTTGTTTTATTCGAAGTTCTGGTCAGACCTTTTCTTTTCAGGCTGATGGGGAGTTCCGATCAGCGGCTGCGGATTACGGCCAGGCTCAGAAAGAGCCTCAAGCGGAAAAAAGTGGATAGAATGGAATATATCCCTGTTTCCCTGGCCTCTGACGGGCTGGTTGAGCGCGTCGACTACCACGGCTCTGCCCATATCCATGCCTATACCGGGGCTCATGGGATAATTGCCCTGCCTATCGGAGTCGCAGAAATCAAGGAGGGGAGCGAGGTTTCAGTGCTGCTGATAAGCTCTTGA
- a CDS encoding polysaccharide deacetylase family protein — translation MSEICSKILLIVGSISVLLIFLYLLDTFREEFRKDRILTLCYQRPSSLLTRGISKSGVIYLSFSIRFEEQIGYLFNHGYQAISIHDLLACQEKKQKLPSKPLLIILDNAYLSNYLHLYPIIRKYDFPAAMLVTPDPKSEVFAPLRGIDLPLTNRQLSEMSQGNILIGSHGLSVRPFSKLSEEELMREICESKRLIEDIIDGKVEYLAIPANDFLDKRTQTLAQNAGYKAVLGNHVGTNNRRNNPFNLRKLTIKEDMDLSEFIKFISPVSIFRKRILFDIKTSPITIKNLLKSFRRKKQVDPKTSANGELNG, via the coding sequence ATGTCGGAGATCTGCAGCAAAATACTTCTGATAGTGGGTTCTATCTCTGTGCTTCTTATCTTTCTCTACCTCCTGGACACATTTCGGGAGGAATTCAGGAAAGATCGAATCCTTACTTTGTGTTATCAGCGCCCTTCTTCGCTCCTGACCCGGGGGATATCAAAGTCCGGAGTAATCTACCTGAGCTTCAGTATCCGTTTCGAGGAACAGATAGGCTACCTCTTCAATCACGGCTACCAGGCTATCTCCATCCATGATCTGCTTGCCTGCCAGGAGAAAAAGCAAAAATTGCCCTCCAAACCGCTCCTGATTATTCTGGACAATGCATATCTGAGTAATTATCTTCACCTCTATCCAATTATCAGAAAGTATGATTTCCCAGCCGCCATGCTGGTTACTCCAGACCCCAAATCGGAAGTCTTTGCACCGCTCAGGGGAATTGACCTGCCTCTCACCAACCGGCAGTTAAGCGAAATGTCTCAGGGTAACATCCTGATCGGCTCTCATGGGCTGTCCGTGCGTCCTTTCTCAAAACTCTCCGAAGAGGAACTTATGAGGGAAATCTGTGAATCGAAAAGGTTGATTGAGGATATCATCGATGGAAAAGTTGAATACCTGGCCATCCCGGCCAATGACTTTCTCGATAAAAGGACACAAACACTGGCTCAGAATGCAGGCTATAAGGCAGTCCTTGGGAACCATGTTGGTACCAACAACCGGCGTAACAATCCATTTAACCTGAGGAAACTTACCATTAAAGAGGATATGGATCTTTCGGAATTTATAAAATTCATCAGTCCGGTTTCCATCTTTCGCAAGAGGATTCTTTTCGACATCAAAACAAGCCCGATAACAATAAAAAATCTCCTGAAATCGTTCCGGCGAAAAAAACAGGTTGATCCTAAGACCTCAGCAAACGGAGAGTTGAATGGATAG
- a CDS encoding S8 family peptidase, which translates to MPFYLPSSPWTLESIVDPFWPAPTAAAGRSAASVAFTPLPALPIGGPTGVDTGQLRMGPPAILASLNSYIPGQPSYVPGQILVTFRPGTPAAEMGRVYAVHQCQEIYTSPYAGFKLLAIPSFVPVLEMALQLSLEPSVLYCSPNFYRYAHLIPNDPYYTYQWHLPRLNCSFAWDFSTGIGAMVALLDSGVAYQTAGVYAKAPDLAGTLFAPGYDFVNLDAFPDDDYGHGTHMAGCIAQTTNNLLGVAGVAFNSTIMPVKVMDNLGSTAISAEADGIYFAANNGARIINMSLGGPGTSATEHAAVTYAYNAGVTIICSAGNAGSSVPEYPASYAECVSVSSIRYDYTRPLYSNYGIYVDVCSPGGDLSVDQNLDGFGDGILQQTFASPNYTTFYYYFMEGTSPAAALVSGVAALIISKSTLPLTPLQVVNTLETSATDLGTVGWDQYYGYGLVNAYLAVLRTI; encoded by the coding sequence GTGCCATTTTATCTTCCATCCTCACCCTGGACCCTGGAGAGCATTGTCGATCCCTTCTGGCCTGCCCCTACGGCTGCTGCGGGGCGTAGTGCGGCTTCGGTCGCTTTTACTCCGCTTCCGGCTCTCCCGATCGGGGGGCCTACGGGGGTGGATACCGGTCAGCTTCGGATGGGACCCCCGGCCATTCTAGCATCACTTAACTCGTATATTCCCGGACAGCCAAGCTATGTACCCGGACAGATTTTGGTCACTTTCCGGCCCGGCACTCCTGCGGCTGAAATGGGCAGGGTCTATGCTGTCCATCAGTGCCAGGAGATATACACCAGCCCCTATGCAGGCTTCAAGCTCCTGGCTATACCAAGTTTTGTTCCCGTACTGGAGATGGCTCTGCAGCTTTCCCTGGAGCCTTCGGTCCTCTATTGCAGTCCCAACTTCTATCGCTATGCTCACCTTATTCCCAATGACCCTTACTATACCTATCAGTGGCATCTGCCCAGGCTGAATTGCAGCTTTGCCTGGGATTTCAGCACCGGTATCGGGGCGATGGTGGCACTCCTCGACTCCGGCGTGGCTTATCAAACGGCGGGAGTCTATGCCAAGGCACCCGATCTTGCCGGAACACTTTTTGCTCCCGGCTATGATTTTGTCAATCTCGATGCTTTTCCAGATGACGACTATGGACATGGAACTCACATGGCCGGATGCATTGCTCAGACTACCAATAATCTTCTGGGAGTGGCCGGGGTGGCCTTCAATTCGACCATCATGCCGGTTAAAGTTATGGATAACCTTGGCTCTACGGCAATCAGCGCCGAAGCGGACGGCATCTATTTTGCCGCCAACAATGGAGCACGAATCATCAATATGAGCCTCGGAGGACCGGGTACAAGCGCAACCGAACACGCCGCGGTAACATATGCCTATAACGCCGGTGTGACCATTATCTGCTCAGCAGGTAATGCAGGCTCCAGTGTCCCGGAATATCCTGCCTCCTACGCGGAGTGTGTGTCGGTAAGCTCCATCCGCTATGACTACACCAGACCTCTGTATTCCAATTACGGCATCTATGTCGATGTCTGTTCTCCCGGCGGGGACCTGTCCGTTGATCAGAACCTCGATGGCTTTGGCGATGGCATCCTGCAGCAGACCTTTGCCTCTCCTAACTATACGACCTTTTATTATTATTTTATGGAGGGGACATCTCCTGCCGCTGCCCTGGTCTCCGGAGTTGCTGCCCTGATCATCAGTAAAAGCACGCTTCCTCTCACTCCTCTCCAGGTGGTCAATACCCTGGAAACGAGCGCCACTGACCTGGGAACTGTGGGCTGGGACCAGTACTATGGCTACGGATTGGTCAATGCTTATCTGGCGGTGTTGAGAACCATCTAA
- the elyC gene encoding envelope biogenesis factor ElyC has protein sequence MHILFILKKIISQLLFPVFLILELSLIGLFLLWFTRRQRAGKILVTIGLLLMLVLSFGGVSNRLLKPLERKYEPYKLGSSSPSGSGQPIKFIVVLGSGHYSDPNIPITSQLDEDALVRLVEGIRIYRKHAGSKLILSGGQLFDPVSHAQVLADVAQELGVSERDIILESQSKDTWDEAMLIKPIVRQDRFILVTSASHMPRSMAMFKRLGMNPVPAPAGHLAKDAQMLSVGTFFPKAGNLRKAERVFYEYLGITWARLRGQAQD, from the coding sequence ATGCACATACTCTTCATCCTCAAAAAAATCATCTCCCAGTTATTATTCCCGGTGTTCCTGATTCTTGAGCTTTCCCTCATCGGCTTGTTTCTCCTCTGGTTTACCAGAAGACAGCGGGCCGGGAAGATATTGGTAACTATCGGCCTGCTCCTTATGCTGGTCTTAAGCTTCGGTGGAGTATCAAACCGTTTGCTCAAGCCCCTCGAAAGGAAGTACGAGCCGTACAAGCTTGGATCCTCATCCCCATCGGGAAGCGGACAGCCGATAAAGTTTATCGTTGTTCTTGGTTCTGGGCACTACTCGGACCCGAATATCCCCATAACCAGCCAGCTTGACGAAGATGCTCTGGTTCGTCTGGTCGAGGGGATCCGGATATATCGAAAGCATGCTGGCAGCAAGCTTATTCTATCCGGCGGACAGTTATTTGATCCGGTTTCCCACGCTCAGGTTTTGGCAGATGTAGCTCAGGAGCTTGGGGTATCTGAGCGGGATATTATCCTTGAATCTCAATCGAAAGATACCTGGGATGAGGCCATGCTGATAAAGCCGATTGTCCGCCAGGACCGGTTTATTCTCGTGACCTCGGCCTCGCATATGCCACGGTCGATGGCGATGTTTAAAAGGCTTGGAATGAATCCTGTTCCGGCACCTGCAGGACACCTGGCAAAGGATGCGCAAATGCTCAGTGTCGGGACGTTTTTTCCAAAGGCCGGAAACCTTCGGAAAGCGGAACGGGTATTTTACGAATATCTGGGCATTACCTGGGCACGACTGAGAGGGCAGGCACAGGATTAG
- a CDS encoding LemA family protein, with protein sequence MVSTIVIVVSLLLIAALVFYFVSVYNGLVIVKNNVDKSWSNIDVLLKQRHDELPKLVSVCERYMKHEADTLEKVIQARSMMASARTMDDRGKAESMLTGALKSLFAVSESYPELKADKRFGQLQSRITELENEIADRREFFNDSVNVYNICLEKIPDVFVARLLNYQPRDLWQINPQDREDVKVVFSY encoded by the coding sequence ATGGTCAGTACGATAGTCATTGTTGTCTCTCTGCTTCTCATTGCAGCCTTGGTTTTTTACTTTGTGAGCGTATATAACGGCCTGGTTATCGTTAAAAACAACGTTGACAAATCCTGGAGCAATATCGATGTCCTCCTGAAACAAAGGCATGATGAGCTTCCCAAACTGGTCTCGGTCTGCGAGCGGTACATGAAGCATGAGGCAGATACCCTGGAAAAGGTTATTCAGGCCCGTTCGATGATGGCCAGCGCCCGGACCATGGATGATCGGGGGAAAGCCGAGAGCATGCTCACCGGAGCGCTCAAATCGCTCTTTGCCGTCTCCGAAAGTTACCCTGAGCTTAAGGCTGACAAGAGATTCGGCCAGCTCCAGAGCAGGATAACGGAGCTTGAAAACGAAATCGCCGACCGAAGGGAATTCTTCAATGATAGCGTCAATGTCTATAACATCTGCCTGGAGAAGATCCCTGATGTCTTTGTGGCCAGACTTCTGAACTACCAGCCCAGAGACCTGTGGCAGATAAACCCGCAGGACCGGGAGGACGTGAAGGTTGTCTTTTCGTATTGA
- a CDS encoding toll/interleukin-1 receptor domain-containing protein, translating to MKIKFNSMLDLISIGGGVVSFVGLLTTIIIRFKMSDKALISAVSAGVSVLLAFLSGLYSQQLSRGLSKLSHIKRVFLSYPSDFEVYATRVAQALRHNGAKVWIAEERIKPGEKIEEKISQAIDDADNVVVFLSKGISPNMLHEINIARAKRKRIIPVLLESVEIPADIQGLRYIDLRENKEDNLQELVRAAS from the coding sequence ATGAAGATTAAATTTAATTCGATGCTGGATTTAATATCGATTGGAGGGGGGGTAGTTTCTTTTGTAGGGTTATTAACGACAATTATCATACGGTTTAAGATGTCAGATAAGGCATTAATTTCAGCAGTCTCTGCTGGAGTATCTGTCTTATTGGCTTTTTTGAGTGGCCTCTATAGTCAACAGTTAAGTAGGGGATTATCTAAATTATCACATATCAAGCGGGTATTCTTATCCTACCCCAGTGATTTTGAAGTATACGCCACGAGAGTTGCTCAAGCTCTGCGTCACAATGGGGCAAAGGTTTGGATTGCCGAGGAGCGTATAAAGCCCGGAGAAAAAATAGAAGAAAAGATTTCTCAAGCTATTGATGATGCAGACAATGTTGTCGTTTTCCTGAGTAAGGGAATATCTCCCAATATGCTCCATGAAATCAATATTGCAAGGGCAAAAAGAAAAAGGATTATTCCTGTACTGCTTGAATCAGTTGAAATTCCGGCTGATATACAAGGTTTGCGATACATAGATCTGCGTGAAAATAAAGAAGATAACCTTCAAGAGCTCGTAAGGGCAGCTAGTTAA
- the glmM gene encoding phosphoglucosamine mutase encodes MRKLFGTDGIRGVANISPMIPSTVLRVGQAIAVTLDPERKGIVVGKDSRRSGDMLEAALMAGISSCGRSCYRVGILPTPGIAYLTRKLKAAAGVVISASHNPMEDNGIKIFGPDGFKLTDQQELEMEQRIHNEDEEFPHPTGREIGRILEVGDAAQQYLDFLKCSFIDLDLSGMRISLDCANGATSLIAPFLFQELGAEVNPSHFQPDGININHECGAMHPAVLAQQVREQRSDAGFSFDGDGDRLICVDEQGSILSGDNLLLILGRYLKEKGILPSNMVVTTVMSNLGFFRAAEQLGLQVRQTQVGDRYVLEEMQNCGAIIGGEDSGHIIFLDGEHTTGDGIFVALRLLQVLREQPGPLSALGKIMRRYPQVLTGVPVRARVDLSQVPQIQQVITRAKEELGNQGRILVRYSGTQLMVRVMVEGPDTQTTERLASQLTAVIQQQLGV; translated from the coding sequence ATGAGGAAACTATTTGGCACTGATGGAATTCGGGGAGTGGCTAATATCTCTCCCATGATCCCCTCGACTGTTTTACGGGTTGGTCAGGCAATTGCGGTCACTCTGGACCCGGAACGAAAGGGGATCGTCGTGGGAAAAGATTCCCGCCGTTCCGGCGATATGCTGGAGGCTGCCCTTATGGCCGGAATCAGCTCATGCGGACGATCCTGCTATCGCGTCGGAATATTGCCAACACCCGGTATCGCCTACCTGACCAGAAAACTCAAGGCTGCTGCCGGAGTGGTCATTTCCGCCTCCCACAATCCCATGGAAGACAATGGCATCAAGATATTCGGTCCGGATGGTTTCAAATTGACTGATCAGCAGGAACTGGAGATGGAACAAAGAATCCACAATGAGGATGAGGAATTTCCCCATCCGACCGGACGGGAGATCGGGCGCATTCTGGAAGTGGGAGATGCTGCTCAGCAATACCTCGATTTTTTGAAGTGCTCATTCATCGACCTCGACCTGTCCGGAATGCGGATTTCCCTGGATTGCGCCAATGGGGCCACAAGCCTCATCGCTCCCTTCCTCTTCCAGGAACTTGGAGCTGAGGTGAATCCCAGTCATTTTCAGCCCGATGGAATAAATATCAATCACGAGTGCGGAGCCATGCACCCTGCGGTGCTGGCTCAACAGGTCAGGGAGCAGCGGTCCGATGCAGGCTTTTCCTTCGACGGTGACGGTGACCGGCTGATCTGTGTGGATGAGCAGGGATCGATTCTCAGCGGAGACAATCTGCTCCTGATTCTGGGCCGGTATCTCAAAGAAAAAGGAATCCTCCCCTCTAATATGGTGGTAACTACGGTCATGAGCAACCTGGGATTTTTCAGGGCGGCTGAACAATTGGGCCTTCAGGTCCGTCAAACCCAGGTCGGAGACCGGTATGTGCTGGAGGAGATGCAAAATTGCGGGGCAATCATCGGCGGAGAGGACTCCGGGCATATTATCTTTCTGGATGGTGAGCATACTACCGGTGATGGAATTTTTGTCGCCTTACGGCTCCTCCAGGTGCTCCGCGAACAGCCAGGGCCGCTGTCGGCACTGGGGAAAATCATGCGGCGCTACCCCCAGGTTCTGACCGGTGTACCGGTGCGGGCCAGGGTGGATTTAAGCCAGGTCCCGCAAATCCAGCAGGTAATCACCAGGGCCAAGGAGGAATTGGGAAACCAGGGCAGGATTCTAGTCCGCTATTCCGGAACACAACTCATGGTCCGGGTCATGGTCGAAGGCCCGGATACCCAGACCACCGAAAGACTCGCCAGCCAACTGACCGCTGTGATCCAGCAGCAATTGGGGGTGTGA